The nucleotide sequence tgcatgcacgagtacttctcaaaccgccaagaggtattggcaaaggatcgaagatcaatacttcgGCATGATGGCAAAGTATCCCGATAGGACTCCATGCACCTTCCGGTCGCTTCAAGGGCGTTGGGATGTGATCAAGCCTATTTGCAgtcgttgggcagcttgcttggagcaagtacgcaatgcacctccaagtgaaACCGTGGAATCCAACTATGTGAGTTCGTTTTGACTTTGTTCAAGTTGTGCACATCATATTGCAtcatttaactttgttcaaattgtgtaggacaaaattgcccaacatagatacaaagacatggaagcttcggaaggcaatcaaactagagcattgttgggacttgctcaaagagtgcgagaagtggaagttgattgacaaagaatccccaccgaagagaggttcacttacaaacatggatgaagatgaggacgatgatggcccaagaaacttgaacaagcctgatggcgacaagaagactaagGATAAGATGAAGAGAGAGCACGAAGCGTCGAGCTTGAAGGAGAAGATTGATGTCATGGTGCAATCAAATGAGTTGATGTTACTGGagtcgttggagatcaagaaagagttggccgagaagaaggcaagGGAGAAGCAAGAAAAATGGCAATTGCTCAAGGAAGAAGGGCTACGCAAAGCGtccattgaggagagaagagcacgTGCCGCTGAAAACAAAGCCATGTCCAagttgctcgccgaagagaacaagaccatgacaatgaaccgcaatgacatggacggCCTCACCAAAGAATGCTATGATATGGcaagaagagaaatcttgaagaggagaatggttgCGTCGGCCAGTGCGTGTTACAATGTCGGGGATGTTTTCTCAGCGGGGTTTGGAACCAATGTCGATGATTTCGGTGCAGGAGTTGGAACAAGCGCCGGAGGTGGATTCGGTGATTCCGATGAACTCCATGGACTCGATGGCGCAGAGTGAAGATCGACCAAGATGATGCCGGACGTGATCGTCACTTTTGCAAGACCCTCTTTTCCGTTTGTCCTACAAAACTTAAGCTTTTATTTGCGTGTGAACTGTGTTctattgtttgaatttgaacttatttgtCGAAACCGATGTCAAATTCGATAATTGGGCGTCTTCGGTTGCGGATCGACGCGGCGGTGCCCGAGCAAACCCCGCGTAGCCGACCCATAAAAGAGCATACTCGCCGAATATCCTTTTTCACGAGTCCATTTTGCGGGGTCTGAGTCTGACCTCGCCCGCGCCGGTCTGCATATACACTTTTCCGCGAACTGCAAAAGGCTTATGCGGGTTGggattttgcggggtctgctagagatgctcttaggcatTTTGGGTTTTTCTTTTCGTGTAAATTTTCAAGATCACATCAGATTTCACTTTCATTGATCAATAGCACAACACACCAACACCATGTTATGTTCAAGCTACAACTGTTGATCGGCGGCTAGATACCCAGGAATCAATAAAGTGCATCGTTTACTTGCGGTAGAAGAAGAGGGGTGGGGTAGGGGAGCATGGTATGCAACCACTCCCACCACCGCGCGTACAATATGTTTACTGGGGTGGTGGCGGCCGACGACGACAGAAACCGGCGAGGAAGGTCGGTGCACAAAGTGCGCCCGCGCCTTTTACATCTCACTCACGGTTCACGAGTGAGTAGGCCAGGAAAGCGACGGCCCAAGACTTtgtcctgctccgccgccgcctcctcgtcccttcttcttcttaattCCTAAGTCTTCAGCTTATTATTCAGAAGATTGCATGCGCGTGCGGGTCGCATTAACTGAATTTCTTGCCTCCGTGGAGCCAATGCAGAGCGGGATCGGTGTTTGTTTCGTCGTCAGAACCAGGCTTATACAGTAGTCTAAGGCAAGTTGGCTGGTGGGGTTGCGGTGACAGAGCTGACACGTTTCGACAAACTGGTAACACCTTGGAGAAGACCAGGCCTACAAGAACACTGCCGAGTTAATAGAACGCCCGTGGTTGATTCAGATAGGCGCAGTGCAGAATATCACCGTTATGGTTGTGTATACCCAATATGAGATGAACGAGGATGGAAAAATGTATTCCCTCCGCTCGAAAATAAGTGTCTTGGTTTTGGTTCAAATTTTCGAACCGAGGGAGCACTTCTTACAACACAAACAGAACGCTGAGTTACATAAGCAGAACATAAAACTGCTCATGTGCTGGTGTTTTGGTTGCTTGCAGACTCCAGGCAGCATAAGATCGTATGGCCCACAGTGAATACAAGTAGTACAAAGAGAGAATACGTACTTACCAATGTTTCACTATATAGATGATGGATCAATCCAGATTTTAGGGTTAGCCGCTTAGAGTAAGAGTACGTACAACTGATGTTGGAAATTAGAACCTTTCGGATATCAAGTCACATGTATGCCTTGACTAATAAAATTAGGTTTTGTAGTGCAAATGACCAGACCTATATGTGATTGTCAGGTACACTTACCGTGTGAGGTAGCAAATGTGCTGGTGTAAGGCATGCATGGGCCGCAATGGTGCAGGCAGGGTGTTGCCAAAGCCATGGAGTTGGACAATTctaaaaaaaatctcaaaaaaaaaaaaagccaTGGAGTTAGACAGGTGAAAGTGAAACCATGGCACCCAGCACCGTGGGGGCAGTGCAAGGCCGCGCAGTGCCATATAAATGGTTGCATCTCAAAAAGAAGTACCCAAAGCCTCGGTGGTAGCAGGTGCAGCTTAACTTGCTGGAAATTACAGGTTGAGAGATTTGGTTGAAGCCTTGAAGGATGGCCATCATACAGATGTGCACAGGTAATACGATGAGAAAAACTGAGAGGAAGACAGTACTCCTCTGGTCACAGCCAACTAACAACTCTCTTCAAAATTTTGATTCAAATTCCAAACTCTAGATCCCAGGTTATTTTTGTTTACTGGAAGTAAGATCAAGACTACCCTTGGACACAAAACCAAAGGGGGCAGTTCAAATGAATATTGTAAACAAACCACGAAATACAtacgtactccctctgtaaagaaatataagagggtTTAGATCACTATCTAAACGCTCTTACATTTCTTTACAGAGTTAGTACATGAGAAGCAATTACCTGGTTCCAAGCACATTAAGGTGCTTGGCGAAGTCGGCAGGTAAGAAAGCTAGTGTAACACTGGGGTTTTTCTCTGGCAAAGTACAGCGCTTCCTCACCACAGAGGTCCCCCACCTGTCCTACACCATTGATGTATGCAGATGAAGACTTCACCTTGCCGTTGCTAATGTCAACGGCAACAATCCATACCTTATTATACATGTACGACGCCTGGTCCTGCCCGATCATGAAGTAAACGACACTGGGCTCATACATGCTGAAGAGAGGTAATTCCAATGGGGTACGAGGAAGATGTGTGAATCCATCAAACCCGATCTCGCTGGATCTGAGAAATGCATCCTGCTCCCACTTCATCATGCCGTCGCTTTCTGTTATTCTCAGTGCCCAGGAGGTGATGGTGAAAGCATCGGTGGCAGGCGCCATGGTTTCAGAGAACTCGTCCTTGTCACGGACAAGTTTGACAAATTTCATGACCTCGCCCTCTGTGACGCCGACGGCGTGGTATGCCTCTGCCCATGCTCGGCCCATGACTTCGCGATGCAATTGGGGCAATTTAGCTGGGAGTTCCAGGTGTAGGAGCTTGGGGCTCTCATCGAACACATCGCAGAACAAGATACCAAGGGAGTAATCGACCCAGCACAGGTAGCTCCTGAAGGGGACGACCGCGTGAGCATCAAAGCACCTCAAGAACTCCCCCAGATCAAATTCCCTGGCGGCGTCGCAGGGAATGATGGGCGGATGCTTGACCTCCCAGCTGCTAGAGGTGGACGGGCACAGGACGTGGAGCTTGGGCGGCGCCATGGACCCGGTGATCTCGAGCTCTGCGACGGCGACCTCGTCCCCTCCGCGGCACAGGACGCCTAGGTCCAGGCCCCGCACCCTGCGCAAAAGCTGATTCGTGGTGGCGTCGTCACTGGCCCGGGCCTTGATTCGGTCCTGGAGCTGGGCGATGGTCCCGTCAAGAGGGGGGAGCCGCTCCAGAGACGGCGGGGAGCCACCGCCGGCGGTGCGGTAGAGGAAGTGGTCGATCATCGGGATGATGGCGTCGTGGCCTGGCACCTGGATAGGGTAGCTCATCTGGAGGAGGACCGCGGCGCGGTGGGCGGCGACGATTTCGAAGCTGTGGGACTGCCACAGGCCTTCTCCATTTGCAGATAAAGGCGGGACACCTCCGGCGGGTCGACGAGTTTGAAGCAGATCCGGAACTTTTGGTCCATGGAGTTGGTGCCGGAGGCCAGGGTTGAGGCGGCGTCCTTGGGGAAGGCGAAGTTCTCGCTCCAGAACACGAAGCGGTCGAGCATCGACCAACCAGGCAAGGTGGCGCTGGTGGATGCCATGGCGGCTGGGAAGGTAAAGCCCATGGCGGCGGCGTTCGGCGGTAACCACCTCGCGGGGTAAGAAGACAGAAAGCACCCACGAGGGGCGCTGCTTTTATAGACCGCGCGAGATTGGGCCTGGCCCATCGAGAGACCGCAAGTCTGTTTTTGTTTTTCTCATTTCGCTTTTTTCGGCCAGTTCAATTTTAATTTGGAGAAAAAAAATCACGACTACAAGAAAAGGTTATGGTTTTAGAAAAAAAATGTGAATAAAAAATTTAAAATAATGTGTGCATGCTCAAAAAAATCCGTAAATTCAAAAAGGTTCATGAAATACAAAAATTCTTGccaaattcaaaaaaatttgtGAATTAGAAAAgtgttcatgagttcaaaaaataatGAAATTCCAAAATGTCCACGACTTGAAAAAAAAACGATTTTTTgtaatcatgaacaatttttataATTCCAAAGATTTTTAAAATTGTGAACTTCTCTCAAATTCAAgcattttttgaagaaaaaaacacataattttgaaaaacatgaacaatttttgaaagtttgaacatttcttgaaaaataaataaataaggtagaagagaaaatagaaaaaatggtcaggaaaccacaaaaTCAGACAAAGAAAACTGAGtgaaaaagaacaaaagaaaaaaaatcaggcggcagcagcagcagcagcagggaagGTAAAGCCCATTCCGTCGCCAACGAGTTCCCTACTCCTTTTGgttccatcccataatataagatcatttCTAAAAGTTTCCGAGTCAGGATGGAATTGATCTAGACAAGAATGTCTAGGCGTGAAGCTGAACTCGGTTACATTCGATTGCCTCCTGATATACGGGGGGGGGTAAAAAAAGGCATCATTACCAAGTCCCAAAAGGAAATCACGTGCCAACTTTATTATCTTCTCACCCACAAAAAAAAATCTTATCTTCCCAGTGTGTAGAATATGGCAAGATCATCTAAGTCCACATGAGTTCTTCGCCACATCACATCTTTTCATGTTAAATACTATAGAACAAGGCAAAAAATGCAAACTACAATTTGTGAAAGATAAACTACATCAGAGCCTACTTTGCAAGTCACAAACAGCAACTAACAAGCACAAGTCATTCTTATTCTTCCTCCAGCCCCTGTCTTCATTCTGCAGCAAAAAGAATGCCTCTGCACTCAGCACCTCTACCAGCTGCACAAACAAGGGTAGATCTTTTGGAATCCTTCCTTTTTTAGAAACGTACTTACAAGTATTTCCTCCACCAAATACATCTGTGTTATATTCAGTCTCTTATGAGGACACTCGTCTCACACCGCCATGTGGTGGAGATAACAATCTCAAACCTCTAAATGTGGGGCACATATTCAAACTGAAGGTGTCCTTTTTCTTGAAGTTTAAACTGAAGATACGTTTCGCACAGTCATACCATTATGCTACATGAACCTTATTTGAACAAAGGATATACGACGCCCGTGGAAACTCTTTCATTTCAAAAAAGCTGCTCTTCTTAAGAAGCAAATAGCATTTCCTATTGATTCTCAAAATATCGAACTAGTCAGTAACATGTACCTGTAAACTATCTTTGCCTTGAGTCGACACGTTTCGGCAAACTAGGTTCCATGATCTATTGAATAGGAAAAATCACCCACTTCCATTAGTGCACTCCATAACCATGTAGAAGAAGAGTGTCTGCTATCACATTCCTTGCGTCGGAACATAATTTCTCTGCATCATTCCCTTCAATTGGACGGTGAATAATGACTTTTACTGCACCTGAATTAAGGTTGCTTTCCATTCCAGGAGGCATCAGTTTCCCTGTCCCGAGAAGGGTAATAGGTATGACAGGAACGCCAGTCTTCACAGCGACACTAAATGCTCCTCGCTGGGGATAATTATAAAATGTCAGTACTGAACACTAATAGCATAGTACACACAAGAGTAAAATCACATTCGACGGAACCTAACCTTGAATATACCTAGCTTTCCATCTTTACTTCGAGTCCCCTCTGGAAAGAAAAATACAGACGCCCCCCTTTTCAACAAATCCACACACCGTTTAAGACAGTCCTGAATTTAGAGGATAGATGATATGTTTCAACATGGAGTGCAAAGTGGGTAAACTCTATAATAGGAAGGCATTTAACAAAAAATGACATTAATGTTGAAAACTAAACTAAACAAAATTGGATATCAGGTTTGGGCGTATGCATGTACGCTTCACATAAGATGCTGGAGCTGCACTAACAAAAAGGATATGCAAAGGAATTGCCAAATAAAAACTTCTTCGGTGGCACAAATTGCAGGTAATCCACAACTTATATTCAATCACAAGATTATCGAAATTTCTGAGCCGACTgaaaaggaagggacaaggctaagGCCATACCAGCTGGCTCCTGCTGTCCATACGTCGTAAAGGAATGACACCCAAGAGATACATTGCCCACCCAATAATTGGAAGCATAAAGATACTAGTCTTGCTTATAAATTTGAAGCACCTTCCTAGAGTTAGAAGGGTATAGATATCCAAGAAGCTCTGATGGTTAGCAACATAGACAGCAGCGCTACTATTGGGAGGTAGATTCTCCATTCCCTCGACTTCAAGCTTGTAGAACATAGAAACTGTCAAAGTAGCCCAAATCTTTGCAATATAGTGCTGAGCTCTCCTACGGTGTCGGTCAAACAAGAGCACAAGTGGATGAACCACAACCATAGCTATAAACAAAAAGATCGCCGCAACAGCAGTCACCGTGTAGAAGAAGACCCCTCTGATCCTCGAAGCCACTTGCAGATCTggttaaataaataaatataagtaAGTTTTCTAAAAAAAAGTGAGCACAAAAAATATCCAGCTAGAATATAATTTGAATGATTTCACCCACAGATTGTTTGCAAAATATGTGGAGATGATTTTCCTAATACGTACTAGTCAGTAGGGCCTACTACTTaaatttcatcaaacatgccacTGGCATTAGCTGCTACAGGGTTTATAAATACCTTAACAACTGTTGTTCTCCCTCTGGAATTAATCTAAAAACTCTAATGACACCTTTCACATCAGTAGAAGTAACAATTATAAGCCTACAATCCATCATATAATGGTTATAAACAGAAGAAAGGTAAGTATCAAATCCTATCCTCTGGTCCATACTGAAATGAAGGGTTGGGACAATAGCTTGAGTTTCTGCATTATTGGTTTATCAAAACTCACCTAACTCACATAGCACTAGCAACGGCAACATTGCAGGTTCACATACGCTCCATAACTTCCATATTTCATAAAACTACATGTCAATGTGATTTTCTAGCTAGCACAGCTCAGCTACGCGAGCACTGGCTTAAGAAGTTCAACGCATTTCGCTCTAGAGAGGGGAGGAGGCCTGAAACCTGATAGCCCCGACGAATCCTCGGGGTCATCTGCGGCGGCTGCAGCGGCGGTGACACCCGACCTGACAACCAGCCACCGGCACCTCCCCGCCTGGAGCACGCGCGGATTCGGGCAGCGGGACGCCACGGACACCCGCCGAGGCCGGCCTTTTACACTACCGCCAGCCACCACTGCAGAGGAGCGAAACAGAAACCAAACACCAGATAAGATAGGATCAGCAGCAGCATCGCCCGGGGCTTTCTCCGGAGGTAAGCGTCGAGCTGTGTCGCGTACCGTGCGCGGCGGAGGGAccggcggggacggccggggccgCGATCGGCCTCAGCCAGACGAGCGTCCCCATAGGCCGGCGAGGGCGGCACGAACAGGCGGAGAGGCGCGCGCCTCGGCGAGCGAGACGGTGACCGGACCGCGGAGGCGGGGCGGAGGCGCCGCGTCAGATCCGCCAGGCTCTAGATCATTGGCTGAggcggcgaggcggtggcgcgAGCGCACGTGGCGAACGTGGGGTTGTTCAGCCTGGGGCGAGAGAATCCGGAGGCGGGGGGATGGCGCTGCGCTGAGCGAAGCTCCGTTGGTGACTGGTGAGAGTGGATAAAATCGCGAGGGTGGAAGCGGCCGCGCGCTGACTGGATGCGCATGCGCGCGCGGACGGGACTAGACTCGGGCGAAACGGTGGCCGGCGGCTGCCGGCGGTGGTTTGTTTCGGCGGTGTTTGCCAAGTTTCTCTCTACATTATGTGGCCCGGTTCGCTTTATCTacatttgtttttttttcaaaagacCCAAGACCATATATTAAGTGTCATGTCACATGTCTTTACAAACTTCCCTAAAAAAAACATGTATTTACAAACACACCCACCCAGAAAGATAAAATTACATTTAATTTTGAGGTGCCGAAATCTTCTTCCTCATGTATCCATCGGCAGAGGTATGAGCATAACTCGATGCTGCCTCTGGCCTCCGCCTCGGCGGGGCAATTTTTTTGAAAACCCAATAGCTTGTAAAAGCAACGAACAAAAAGTCATCGATGCATACTAGGAGACACCAACGGCCGCGAACTGCAATGCAAATCGGAAACACCGATAGGGGATATACAAAAACTCCGAAGACCACGAACGTCAGCTGAATCAAGAAGGATCCACTGGAACACAGAATCAACCGGATCCCGGACCCGCCGGAGCACGGCTCCACATGTCCTCCGTCGTGGATAGACATATCAACGGAACAATGAAAGAGCGAGGAGGACATCATTCCCAGAAGGCAGCCTTGTTGTCCTAAAACCAAACTCGAAGACTCCTAAATAAAACCTTGGAAAAATCACATGTATCATTGCACAACAGGTTCGGGCCTGATGTCGACTTCGTTGCTGTTCAGGACAATGCATC is from Triticum aestivum cultivar Chinese Spring chromosome 1B, IWGSC CS RefSeq v2.1, whole genome shotgun sequence and encodes:
- the LOC123122704 gene encoding 1-acyl-sn-glycerol-3-phosphate acyltransferase LPAT1, chloroplastic isoform X2; protein product: MGTLVWLRPIAAPAVPAGPSAAHVVAGGSVKGRPRRVSVASRCPNPRVLQAGRCRWLVVRSGVTAAAAAADDPEDSSGLSDLQVASRIRGVFFYTVTAVAAIFLFIAMVVVHPLVLLFDRHRRRAQHYIAKIWATLTVSMFYKLEVEGMENLPPNSSAAVYVANHQSFLDIYTLLTLGRCFKFISKTSIFMLPIIGWAMYLLGVIPLRRMDSRSQLDCLKRCVDLLKRGASVFFFPEGTRSKDGKLGIFKRGAFSVAVKTGVPVIPITLLGTGKLMPPGMESNLNSDHGT
- the LOC123122704 gene encoding 1-acyl-sn-glycerol-3-phosphate acyltransferase LPAT1, chloroplastic isoform X1, with the translated sequence MGTLVWLRPIAAPAVPAGPSAAHVVAGGSVKGRPRRVSVASRCPNPRVLQAGRCRWLVVRSGVTAAAAAADDPEDSSGLSDLQVASRIRGVFFYTVTAVAAIFLFIAMVVVHPLVLLFDRHRRRAQHYIAKIWATLTVSMFYKLEVEGMENLPPNSSAAVYVANHQSFLDIYTLLTLGRCFKFISKTSIFMLPIIGWAMYLLGVIPLRRMDSRSQLDCLKRCVDLLKRGASVFFFPEGTRSKDGKLGIFKRGAFSVAVKTGVPVIPITLLGTGKLMPPGMESNLNSGAVKVIIHRPIEGNDAEKLCSDARNVIADTLLLHGYGVH